The following proteins are co-located in the Pseudoalteromonas rubra genome:
- a CDS encoding class II aldolase/adducin family protein: MFELPKLNLKDKVSEQEWRLRVDLAACYRLVEHFRWGDLIYTHMSARLPGTDHYLVNAFGLSFDEVTASNLVKVDLQGTILDDTPFEINPAGFTIHSAIHEVREDAHCVIHLHTKETIAVASLEGGLLPLSQHSMFSLPSLSYHEYEGLAVNEAEKARLQNDLGTTNHMLLVNHGGLTVGPTVGDAFMRFYDLQRACEIQVAIQATGRPAIEVPQPIQDNIYNQAKVVHSGSTGGQLAWPAMLRKAYRLDPGFAE; the protein is encoded by the coding sequence TCTGGCGGCGTGCTATCGTCTTGTGGAGCATTTTCGCTGGGGCGACTTGATCTATACACACATGTCTGCCCGTTTACCAGGCACAGATCACTATCTGGTTAATGCATTTGGGCTGAGTTTTGATGAGGTTACCGCTTCTAATCTGGTGAAAGTGGACCTGCAAGGCACCATTCTGGACGACACGCCTTTTGAAATAAACCCGGCCGGCTTTACCATTCACAGTGCCATTCATGAAGTACGAGAAGATGCCCATTGTGTGATCCATCTGCACACCAAAGAAACCATTGCCGTTGCGAGTCTGGAAGGGGGCCTGTTGCCACTCAGTCAGCACAGCATGTTTTCGCTGCCTTCGTTGTCTTATCACGAATATGAAGGCCTGGCCGTGAATGAGGCTGAAAAAGCGCGGTTGCAGAATGACCTGGGCACCACCAACCACATGCTCTTGGTTAACCATGGGGGGTTAACGGTGGGACCGACGGTCGGTGATGCCTTCATGCGTTTTTATGATCTGCAACGTGCCTGTGAGATCCAGGTCGCGATCCAGGCAACGGGTCGTCCGGCGATTGAAGTACCGCAGCCCATTCAGGACAATATTTATAATCAGGCAAAAGTGGTGCACAGTGGTAGCACCGGTGGCCAATTAGCCTGGCCCGCCATGTTGAGAAAGGCATACCGCCTGGATCCTGGCTTTGCCGAATAG
- a CDS encoding mandelate racemase/muconate lactonizing enzyme family protein: protein MKVNRVEVFDIHCPDRPAWTPVFVRIHTDEGISGVGEAGLAYDLGHSAAAAMIKEMAEAFLIGHDPFQTEMLWARMLRESFWGLGGGPVVYAAMSAIDTALWDIKGKALNLPVYQLLGGKVNDELRTYASQLQFDWDSEFKALVQPHEYAEAAHKALAEGYDAVKVDPIMYDKDGNTYYDRTKLISRGEMKLYRARMQAIREAVGDEVDIIFECHSLPGATSAIQIAEIAEEFDCMYYEEPVNYLNHSLHAKVANKTAVPIAGGERLYNRWDVRPYFEDQSIDVLQPDIGLCGGFTETKKVCDYADIFDIRIQAHVCGGPVATAASLHLETAIPNFLIHEHHTYAIKKWNRELCLQDPQPEKGVFKVSEAPGIGIELNDEVVMRSARVEIK, encoded by the coding sequence ATGAAAGTTAATCGCGTCGAAGTGTTTGATATTCACTGTCCGGACAGACCTGCCTGGACCCCGGTTTTTGTTCGCATCCATACGGATGAAGGAATTTCTGGTGTGGGTGAAGCGGGCCTGGCCTACGACCTGGGACACAGTGCCGCTGCAGCCATGATCAAAGAAATGGCAGAAGCATTTTTAATTGGTCATGACCCATTCCAGACCGAAATGTTGTGGGCTCGCATGTTGCGTGAGAGCTTCTGGGGCTTAGGTGGTGGACCTGTGGTGTATGCAGCCATGAGTGCCATTGATACTGCCTTGTGGGACATTAAAGGCAAAGCATTGAACCTGCCGGTATATCAGCTGCTGGGCGGTAAAGTGAATGATGAGCTGCGTACTTACGCGTCGCAATTGCAGTTTGACTGGGACAGTGAATTTAAAGCATTGGTACAGCCTCACGAATATGCTGAGGCAGCACACAAAGCGCTGGCTGAGGGTTATGATGCAGTCAAAGTCGACCCTATTATGTACGACAAAGACGGCAATACATATTACGACCGTACTAAATTGATCTCGCGCGGCGAAATGAAGCTGTATCGGGCACGTATGCAGGCGATCCGCGAGGCCGTGGGCGATGAAGTGGATATCATTTTCGAATGCCACAGTCTGCCTGGTGCCACGTCCGCAATTCAAATTGCAGAAATTGCAGAAGAATTTGACTGTATGTATTACGAAGAACCAGTCAATTACCTGAACCACTCTCTGCATGCCAAGGTTGCCAACAAAACTGCAGTACCGATTGCCGGTGGTGAGCGTTTGTATAATCGCTGGGATGTTCGTCCTTACTTTGAAGATCAGAGTATTGATGTATTGCAGCCGGATATTGGTTTATGTGGTGGTTTTACTGAGACCAAAAAGGTTTGTGATTACGCCGATATTTTTGATATTCGCATTCAGGCGCACGTTTGTGGCGGACCCGTCGCAACGGCTGCCTCATTACATCTGGAAACGGCCATTCCTAACTTCCTGATCCATGAACATCATACTTATGCGATTAAAAAGTGGAATCGTGAGTTGTGTCTTCAGGACCCTCAGCCAGAAAAAGGCGTGTTTAAGGTGTCTGAAGCGCCGGGGATCGGCATTGAACTGAATGATGAAGTGGTGATGCGCTCAGCCCGCGTTGAAATTAAGTAA
- the suhB gene encoding inositol-1-monophosphatase yields MHPMLNIAVRAARNAGKVILRACENMSQVETSQKGSNDFVTNVDKEAELVIRDTILKAYPEHAIVGEELGHTDGKQADYLWVIDPLDGTTNFIKGIPHFAISIALKVKGRVEQAVVYDPIRDELFTASRGQGAQLNSKRIRVTKSTELAGSVLATGFPFKQKHHLDAYTETFKALFIQTTDIRRAGSAALDMAYVAAGRIDGFYEIGLKPWDTAAGELLVKEAGGMLMDFAGGANYNNSGNIVCGAPKLCQAIVKEIRPVLTESLLK; encoded by the coding sequence ATGCATCCAATGTTAAACATTGCGGTACGCGCTGCGCGTAACGCGGGTAAGGTGATTCTACGTGCTTGTGAAAACATGTCTCAGGTTGAGACTTCACAAAAAGGTTCAAACGACTTCGTAACAAACGTAGATAAAGAAGCGGAACTGGTTATCCGCGACACAATTTTGAAAGCCTACCCGGAGCATGCAATTGTCGGTGAAGAGCTTGGCCACACAGATGGCAAGCAAGCCGATTACCTTTGGGTTATTGACCCGCTTGATGGCACCACTAACTTCATCAAGGGCATTCCACACTTTGCTATTTCTATCGCGCTGAAAGTAAAAGGCCGCGTTGAACAAGCTGTTGTATACGATCCAATCCGTGATGAGCTGTTTACAGCATCTCGCGGTCAGGGTGCACAATTGAACAGCAAACGTATTCGCGTTACTAAGAGTACTGAACTAGCAGGTTCTGTGCTGGCAACAGGCTTTCCGTTCAAACAAAAGCATCACCTGGACGCTTACACTGAAACCTTTAAAGCGCTGTTTATTCAAACCACCGATATCCGTCGCGCTGGCTCTGCGGCGTTGGACATGGCCTATGTTGCTGCGGGTCGTATCGATGGTTTCTACGAGATCGGTCTTAAGCCTTGGGACACAGCTGCGGGTGAACTACTGGTTAAAGAAGCCGGCGGCATGCTGATGGACTTCGCTGGCGGTGCCAACTATAACAACAGTGGAAACATTGTGTGTGGTGCCCCTAAACTGTGCCAGGCGATTGTAAAAGAAATTCGTCCAGTCCTGACTGAGTCACTACTTAAGTAA
- the trmJ gene encoding tRNA (cytosine(32)/uridine(32)-2'-O)-methyltransferase TrmJ, with translation MALEDIRIVLVNTSHSGNIGSVARAMKTMGLSKLYLVDPACEVDSHASALAAGATDVLGNAVQVEKLEDAIADCALTIGTSARSRTLSWPMVGPRECAQKLVDGAEQTPVALVFGRENSGLTNEELQLCNYHVCIPANPEYSSLNLAMAVQTLAYETRMTYLDRQEQPVELDDAQYPTSQQMELFYEHLESTLNDTGFIIKQHPGMVMTKLKRLFNRARPEDQELNILRGILSSINKSIK, from the coding sequence ATGGCATTAGAAGACATTCGCATTGTATTGGTAAATACCTCCCATTCAGGCAATATCGGCTCGGTTGCACGCGCGATGAAAACCATGGGGTTATCGAAACTCTATTTGGTGGATCCAGCGTGTGAGGTAGACAGCCATGCCAGCGCTCTGGCGGCCGGTGCAACTGACGTGCTGGGCAATGCGGTTCAGGTTGAGAAGCTCGAAGACGCCATTGCTGATTGTGCCTTAACCATAGGTACCAGTGCGCGTTCTCGTACTTTATCCTGGCCTATGGTTGGCCCGCGTGAGTGTGCTCAAAAGCTGGTAGATGGTGCTGAGCAAACCCCGGTTGCATTGGTGTTTGGCCGTGAAAACAGCGGTCTTACCAACGAAGAGCTGCAATTGTGTAATTACCACGTGTGTATTCCTGCAAACCCGGAGTACAGCTCGCTGAATCTGGCTATGGCGGTGCAAACGCTGGCCTATGAAACCCGTATGACCTATCTGGATCGTCAGGAGCAGCCAGTTGAGCTGGACGACGCGCAATATCCCACTTCGCAGCAAATGGAACTGTTCTATGAGCATCTTGAGTCCACTCTGAACGACACCGGTTTTATCATAAAGCAGCACCCGGGCATGGTCATGACCAAGCTAAAACGCCTGTTTAACCGTGCTCGTCCGGAAGATCAGGAGCTCAACATCCTGCGCGGTATTTTAAGCTCAATTAATAAATCAATAAAATGA
- the iscR gene encoding Fe-S cluster assembly transcriptional regulator IscR translates to MKLTSKGRYAVTAMLDVALHANIGPVPLADISERQEISLSYLEQLFARLRKHGLVSSVRGPGGGYLLGRDAHTISVGDVIAAVDESVDATRCHGEGGGCQSGMRCLTHTLWSDLSMRIEEFLNSISLAELVANSDVQSVATRQDNGVNSAMKQLENIQVSCQL, encoded by the coding sequence ATGAAACTGACTTCAAAAGGCAGATATGCAGTGACAGCGATGCTGGACGTCGCACTACACGCAAATATTGGGCCCGTGCCTCTGGCGGATATTTCCGAACGTCAGGAAATATCTCTGTCATACCTGGAACAATTATTTGCCCGTTTGCGTAAACATGGCTTAGTGAGCTCTGTTCGCGGACCGGGTGGCGGCTACTTGCTGGGCCGCGACGCGCATACTATTTCCGTTGGCGATGTGATCGCCGCGGTCGATGAATCCGTAGATGCGACTCGATGTCATGGTGAAGGTGGCGGCTGCCAAAGTGGTATGCGCTGTCTTACTCATACATTGTGGTCAGACTTAAGTATGCGCATTGAAGAGTTTTTAAACAGTATTTCCCTCGCCGAGTTAGTCGCTAATTCCGACGTGCAGTCTGTTGCAACGCGTCAGGATAATGGGGTTAACAGTGCAATGAAGCAATTAGAGAATATTCAAGTGAGTTGCCAGCTGTAA
- a CDS encoding IscS subfamily cysteine desulfurase encodes MKLPIYLDYAATTPVDQRVADEMMQCLTMDGNFGNPASRSHRFGWQAEELIDQARNDIADLINADPREIVFTSGATESNNLAIKGAANFYQKKGKHVITVKTEHKAVLDTCRELERQGFEVTYMEVEENGLLDLKKLEAAIREDTILISIMHVNNELGVIQDIATIGEMCRERKIMFHVDAAQSAGKVQIDLQQLKVDFMSFSGHKVYGPKGIGALYVRRKPRARLEAQMHGGGHERGMRSGTLATHQIVGMGSAFRVAKEDFEKDHAHISTLRKRLLDGVMDMEEVYFNGAIDQSVPGIVNLSFNFVEGESLLMAVKDIAVSSGSACTSASLEPSYVLRALGRNDELAHSSIRFSIGRFTTEEEIDYTVKLIKDSIGRLREMSPLWEMFKDGVDLDAVEWAHH; translated from the coding sequence ATGAAATTACCGATATATTTAGATTATGCAGCGACCACTCCGGTTGATCAGCGTGTTGCAGACGAGATGATGCAGTGCCTGACTATGGATGGTAATTTTGGTAATCCAGCCTCACGTTCGCACCGTTTTGGGTGGCAGGCAGAAGAGCTGATTGACCAGGCGCGTAACGATATCGCTGATTTGATCAACGCTGATCCGCGTGAAATTGTTTTCACTTCAGGGGCTACCGAATCAAACAACCTGGCAATCAAAGGCGCGGCTAATTTCTATCAAAAGAAAGGCAAGCACGTAATTACCGTAAAAACCGAGCACAAAGCTGTGCTGGATACCTGTCGTGAATTAGAGCGTCAGGGCTTCGAAGTTACGTATATGGAAGTCGAAGAAAACGGTTTGCTGGATCTGAAAAAGCTGGAAGCCGCAATTCGCGAAGACACCATTTTGATCAGCATTATGCACGTAAACAATGAGCTGGGTGTGATTCAGGATATCGCCACCATCGGTGAGATGTGTCGTGAGCGCAAAATTATGTTCCATGTGGATGCTGCGCAAAGTGCCGGTAAAGTACAGATCGACCTGCAACAGCTGAAAGTCGACTTTATGTCTTTCTCTGGCCACAAAGTATATGGCCCTAAAGGGATTGGCGCACTGTATGTCCGCCGTAAGCCGCGTGCACGCCTTGAAGCGCAAATGCACGGTGGTGGTCATGAGCGTGGTATGCGTTCAGGTACACTGGCAACCCACCAAATCGTGGGCATGGGCTCTGCTTTCCGTGTGGCCAAAGAAGATTTCGAAAAAGATCATGCCCACATCAGCACGCTGCGCAAGCGTCTGCTGGACGGCGTGATGGATATGGAAGAAGTGTATTTCAATGGTGCTATTGACCAGTCAGTGCCAGGTATTGTCAACCTGAGCTTCAACTTTGTTGAAGGTGAGTCACTGTTGATGGCGGTTAAAGACATTGCCGTGTCATCGGGTTCAGCATGTACATCAGCGAGCCTGGAGCCGTCTTACGTATTGCGTGCACTGGGCCGCAACGATGAACTGGCACACAGCTCAATCCGCTTCAGCATCGGTCGTTTTACCACTGAAGAAGAAATCGATTATACCGTTAAGCTCATCAAAGACTCGATTGGTCGTTTGCGTGAGATGTCACCGCTGTGGGAAATGTTCAAAGATGGCGTTGACTTAGATGCAGTTGAATGGGCACACCATTAA
- the iscU gene encoding Fe-S cluster assembly scaffold IscU: MAYSNKVIDHVENPRNVGSLDKNDPSVATGMVGAPACGDVMKLQIKVSGEGIIEDAKFKTYGCGSAIASSSLVTEWVKGKTLDEAGEIKNTDISAELELPPVKIHCSILAEDAIQAAIADYKSKQAK; encoded by the coding sequence ATGGCGTACAGTAACAAAGTAATTGATCACGTGGAAAACCCACGTAACGTTGGTTCATTAGACAAGAATGATCCGAGTGTCGCAACGGGTATGGTTGGCGCACCAGCATGTGGCGACGTGATGAAGCTACAGATCAAAGTATCAGGTGAAGGTATCATCGAAGATGCAAAGTTCAAAACGTACGGCTGTGGTAGTGCTATCGCATCATCGTCGCTGGTTACTGAGTGGGTGAAAGGTAAAACACTTGATGAAGCAGGTGAAATCAAAAACACCGATATCAGTGCTGAACTAGAATTACCGCCAGTGAAAATCCACTGCTCAATTCTGGCAGAAGACGCAATTCAGGCTGCAATTGCAGACTACAAGAGTAAACAGGCGAAGTAA
- the iscA gene encoding iron-sulfur cluster assembly protein IscA, with protein MAVTLTESAAGRVQTFLANRGKGIGLRVGIKTTGCSGLAYVLEFVDELDEGDEVFEERGVKIIVDAKSLVYIDGTELDYTKEGLNEGFKFINPNQKDECGCGESFTV; from the coding sequence ATGGCAGTGACACTGACAGAGTCGGCAGCAGGCCGAGTACAGACTTTTTTGGCCAACCGTGGTAAAGGCATTGGGCTGAGAGTCGGCATTAAAACGACCGGCTGTTCAGGTCTTGCCTATGTACTTGAGTTTGTGGATGAACTGGACGAAGGCGATGAGGTTTTTGAAGAAAGGGGCGTCAAAATCATCGTCGATGCTAAGAGTCTGGTTTATATCGACGGCACTGAGCTGGACTACACGAAAGAAGGTTTGAACGAAGGGTTTAAGTTCATTAACCCGAATCAAAAGGACGAGTGTGGCTGCGGCGAAAGTTTCACCGTATAA
- the hscB gene encoding co-chaperone HscB, translated as MRYFDLFDLPVSYQVDLAALNQRYLDLQRAVHPDKFAHLGEREKLLAVQKTAEINDALAVLKHPVKRAEYMLSERGVDIRAEQQTLQDPAFLMQQMELREALEDIAHSTDPEAEIESFEAQARQLEQQYSAGLGELLVSQDEAALQRAADHIRKLKFVYKLKDELSRIEDSLFD; from the coding sequence ATGCGATATTTTGACTTATTCGATTTACCGGTCAGCTATCAGGTTGACCTGGCAGCTTTAAACCAGCGTTATTTAGATCTGCAACGTGCCGTTCACCCCGATAAGTTTGCCCACCTGGGTGAACGAGAAAAACTGTTGGCGGTGCAAAAAACGGCTGAGATCAATGATGCTCTGGCGGTACTGAAACACCCAGTAAAGCGCGCTGAATACATGTTGAGCGAGCGTGGTGTGGATATTCGTGCTGAGCAACAAACCTTGCAAGATCCGGCGTTTTTGATGCAGCAAATGGAGCTGCGTGAGGCACTGGAGGATATTGCACACAGTACCGACCCAGAAGCAGAAATCGAGTCCTTTGAAGCGCAAGCCAGACAATTGGAGCAGCAATACAGTGCAGGTCTGGGTGAGCTGTTGGTTAGTCAAGACGAAGCGGCCTTGCAGCGCGCGGCGGATCATATTCGCAAACTCAAGTTTGTTTATAAGTTGAAAGACGAGCTATCTCGGATAGAAGACAGCCTATTCGACTGA
- the hscA gene encoding Fe-S protein assembly chaperone HscA: MALLQIAEPGQSAAPHEHKLAIGIDLGTTNSLVATVQSGEARTLSDLNGDAMLPSVVRYHGEQISVGQTAQQEAALDPENTLISVKRFLGKTAQDITNSYGQLPYTFVEHQGSLAVQTSAGPISPVQASAEILKSLHQRAVESFAGEDVMGAVITVPAYFDDAQRQSTKDAAEIAGLKVLRLLNEPTAAAVAYGLDSGQEGIIAVYDLGGGTFDISILRLNKGVFEVLATGGDSSLGGDDFDALLVTVFQQQTGLTDLSAKELRLFMNKAKACKEALTSYETVNVKLPVRDQEFTVTITRDQFAELADALVKKTLRSCRRALKDAGVEKEEVLEVVMVGGSTRMPVIRDAVEVFFTKPPLTSIDPDRVVALGAAIQADILVGNKPDSDMLLLDVLPLSLGLETMGGLVEKIIPRNTTIPVARAQEFTTFKDGQTAMSLHVLQGERELVDDCRSLAKFSLKGIPPMAAGAAHIRVTFKVDADGLLSVSAMEKSTEVQAEIQVKPSFGLSDDQVAQMLKDSMSNAKEDMQARMLKEQQVEALRVLEALEASLATDSGLLNEQELSALRDAMAELDNARLTATDPQAIKAAIEQVDEASSEFASRRMDVSIKHALQGQSVDEV; this comes from the coding sequence ATGGCATTATTGCAAATTGCTGAGCCGGGGCAGAGCGCGGCACCTCATGAACATAAACTGGCCATCGGGATCGACCTGGGCACCACTAACTCTTTGGTTGCTACGGTTCAAAGTGGCGAGGCCAGAACCCTTAGTGACCTCAACGGCGATGCGATGTTGCCATCGGTCGTTCGTTACCATGGTGAGCAGATCAGCGTCGGCCAGACGGCACAGCAGGAAGCTGCTCTGGACCCGGAAAACACCCTGATCTCAGTGAAACGCTTTTTAGGTAAAACGGCGCAAGACATTACTAACAGTTATGGTCAGCTGCCTTACACCTTTGTTGAGCATCAGGGCAGTCTGGCGGTTCAGACCAGTGCAGGGCCAATCAGCCCGGTGCAGGCATCAGCTGAGATACTAAAATCCCTTCATCAGCGCGCCGTTGAGAGTTTCGCTGGGGAAGACGTAATGGGTGCAGTGATCACTGTGCCTGCCTACTTCGATGATGCGCAGCGTCAAAGTACCAAAGACGCTGCAGAAATTGCCGGTTTGAAAGTACTGCGTTTGCTTAATGAGCCCACGGCAGCGGCTGTGGCGTATGGTCTGGACTCAGGCCAGGAAGGGATCATTGCGGTTTATGATTTAGGTGGCGGTACCTTTGATATTTCCATTTTGCGCCTGAACAAAGGGGTCTTTGAAGTGCTGGCAACGGGCGGTGATTCAAGCCTGGGCGGCGATGATTTTGATGCGCTTTTGGTCACTGTTTTTCAACAGCAAACCGGGCTGACAGACCTGTCTGCTAAAGAACTGCGTTTGTTTATGAACAAAGCGAAGGCCTGCAAAGAAGCACTGACCAGCTATGAAACGGTGAACGTGAAGCTTCCTGTTCGTGATCAGGAATTTACCGTAACCATTACCCGTGATCAGTTTGCCGAACTGGCAGATGCTCTGGTTAAGAAGACGTTGCGTTCATGTCGTCGTGCATTGAAAGACGCCGGTGTTGAAAAAGAGGAAGTACTGGAAGTGGTAATGGTCGGCGGTTCAACTCGTATGCCGGTGATCCGCGATGCCGTTGAAGTCTTCTTTACTAAGCCGCCATTGACGTCCATTGACCCGGATCGAGTTGTGGCCTTAGGTGCGGCAATCCAGGCGGATATTCTGGTGGGGAATAAACCTGATTCAGATATGCTATTGCTGGACGTTTTACCATTGTCATTAGGCCTTGAAACCATGGGTGGGTTGGTTGAGAAGATCATTCCGCGCAATACCACTATCCCGGTTGCTCGTGCACAGGAGTTTACGACGTTTAAGGATGGTCAGACAGCCATGTCTTTGCATGTGTTGCAGGGTGAGCGTGAGCTGGTTGATGATTGTCGCTCTTTGGCTAAGTTCAGCCTTAAAGGTATTCCCCCTATGGCTGCAGGTGCGGCTCATATTCGTGTCACATTTAAAGTGGATGCGGATGGCCTGCTGAGCGTTTCAGCCATGGAAAAATCAACAGAAGTACAGGCTGAGATCCAGGTCAAGCCGTCGTTTGGCCTGAGCGATGACCAGGTTGCACAAATGCTGAAAGATTCTATGAGTAATGCCAAAGAAGACATGCAGGCGCGTATGCTTAAAGAGCAGCAGGTTGAAGCATTGCGCGTACTCGAAGCCCTGGAAGCGTCGCTGGCGACCGACAGTGGCTTACTCAATGAGCAAGAGCTGAGCGCATTGCGCGATGCGATGGCTGAGCTCGATAACGCACGACTAACTGCCACTGATCCACAAGCGATCAAAGCGGCAATCGAACAGGTGGACGAGGCAAGCAGTGAGTTTGCATCACGCCGTATGGATGTATCAATTAAACACGCACTGCAAGGTCAGTCGGTAGACGAGGTGTAA
- the fdx gene encoding ISC system 2Fe-2S type ferredoxin produces MPQIIFLPHEELCPEGAAIEAESGKTVLDVALKNGISIPHACEKSCACTTCHVVIREGFDSLEESDELEDDMLDKAWGLEAESRLGCQAVIADEDLVVEIPKYNLNIVNEEH; encoded by the coding sequence ATGCCACAGATTATCTTTTTACCCCACGAAGAACTTTGTCCGGAAGGCGCAGCCATCGAGGCTGAATCTGGCAAAACGGTACTGGATGTGGCACTGAAAAATGGCATCAGTATTCCTCATGCCTGTGAAAAATCATGTGCCTGTACAACTTGCCACGTGGTAATTCGTGAAGGGTTTGATTCGCTTGAAGAGAGTGATGAACTGGAAGATGACATGCTGGATAAGGCCTGGGGTCTGGAAGCGGAATCCCGACTGGGCTGTCAGGCAGTAATTGCCGATGAAGATCTGGTTGTGGAAATACCCAAATACAACCTCAATATCGTCAACGAAGAACACTAA
- a CDS encoding NAD-dependent succinate-semialdehyde dehydrogenase: protein MTHNTEQAHSWINGSPWQSEQQLTVINPANALPIAMVSMADHTAAEQALNAAQACFDILKQRTAQQRAAVLMRWYQLILDNEAALAELMSKEQGKPRKEAVAEVRYAAGFVQWFAEEARRAYGEVIPSHSPAHQLTTIKQPVGVVLGITPWNFPLAMITRKVAPAYAAGCPFILKPSEETPLSAIALAKLALEAGFENAAFQVLVTDDAKALVAPLLASPVVRKLTFTGSTAVGKKLLALSADTVKRTSMELGGNAPFIVFSSADVREAVAGLMVAKFRNGGQTCVAANRVFVHRDVHDAFTAALVDEVAQLVVGDGLTQDTDIGPLINRKAKDKAQRLVDDALARGAKQIYQGAPCVGHFMAPTVLQGITEEMDIYHQEIFAPVVSIIAFSDEHTVVRQANSVNEGLAAYFYSQDVSQIHRVSMALEYGMIGINEGAISNPVAPFGGVKQSGLGREGAKDGLQEFLESKYLCQKFQG from the coding sequence ATGACGCATAACACTGAACAAGCGCATAGCTGGATTAATGGCAGTCCCTGGCAGTCGGAGCAACAGTTAACGGTGATTAACCCTGCCAATGCGTTGCCTATTGCCATGGTTTCAATGGCAGATCATACAGCGGCCGAACAAGCATTGAATGCGGCGCAGGCCTGTTTTGACATCCTCAAGCAGCGCACGGCACAGCAGCGTGCTGCGGTACTGATGCGTTGGTATCAGCTTATTCTGGATAATGAAGCTGCGCTTGCGGAGCTGATGAGTAAAGAGCAGGGCAAACCGCGCAAAGAAGCCGTCGCAGAGGTCAGATATGCCGCAGGGTTTGTGCAGTGGTTTGCTGAGGAAGCTCGGCGCGCCTATGGTGAAGTGATCCCATCACATAGCCCGGCTCACCAGCTCACGACCATTAAACAGCCAGTTGGTGTGGTACTTGGGATCACACCCTGGAACTTCCCCCTGGCCATGATCACGCGCAAGGTGGCGCCAGCTTATGCTGCGGGTTGTCCGTTCATCCTAAAACCGTCTGAAGAAACCCCATTGAGTGCGATTGCACTGGCAAAACTGGCATTGGAAGCCGGGTTTGAAAACGCGGCGTTTCAGGTGCTCGTGACCGATGATGCCAAGGCCCTGGTTGCCCCTTTGCTGGCCAGTCCGGTGGTACGAAAACTGACCTTCACTGGGTCGACTGCGGTAGGTAAAAAGCTCCTCGCGCTCAGTGCGGATACAGTTAAACGTACCTCCATGGAGCTGGGTGGGAATGCGCCTTTCATTGTTTTTTCCAGTGCTGACGTGCGAGAGGCCGTAGCGGGCTTGATGGTGGCTAAATTCAGAAATGGCGGGCAGACCTGCGTGGCGGCCAACCGAGTGTTTGTCCACCGTGATGTCCACGATGCGTTTACAGCAGCATTGGTTGATGAAGTTGCTCAGTTGGTTGTGGGTGACGGCTTAACGCAGGACACCGATATTGGCCCGTTGATCAATCGCAAGGCCAAAGACAAAGCACAGCGATTGGTTGATGATGCGCTCGCTCGAGGTGCTAAACAGATCTATCAGGGGGCACCTTGTGTTGGCCATTTTATGGCTCCAACCGTGCTACAGGGGATCACTGAGGAGATGGATATTTATCATCAGGAAATCTTTGCACCCGTTGTGAGTATCATAGCGTTCTCGGATGAACACACCGTGGTGCGTCAGGCAAATAGCGTCAATGAAGGGCTGGCGGCTTACTTTTACTCTCAGGATGTGTCGCAAATCCATCGGGTGTCTATGGCACTTGAATATGGCATGATTGGGATCAACGAAGGGGCGATTTCAAACCCGGTTGCGCCATTCGGAGGTGTGAAGCAATCCGGACTGGGAAGAGAGGGAGCCAAAGACGGCTTACAGGAATTCCTGGAAAGCAAATACCTGTGCCAGAAATTTCAGGGCTAA